The sequence below is a genomic window from Rhodospirillales bacterium.
CTTGTTGAATTTGATCCCCCGGTTTTTTGATGTCGGCTCAGGGGCGGTTCTAATCGATGGCACGGATGTCAGGGATGTTACCCTTAAAAGCCTTCGCGCAAATATCGCGCTGGTGTCCCAGGAAATCAGTTTGTTCAACGATACCATTGCTGCCAACCTTGCCTATGGGAACCCCGATGTTCCCCGCGAAGCAATCGAGCAAGCCGCACGCACGGCTGCTGCATATGACTTCATTAAAGCCCTGCCTGATGGATTTGACACCATGGTCGGCGAACGGGGGCTTTCCCTTTCTGGCGGGCAGCGACAACGCATTGCCATTGCCCGCGCCCTTTTAAAAGACGCCCCCATCTTGTTGCTTGATGAGGCAACATCGGCGCTTGATTCCGAATCTGAACGCCAAGTGCAGGCAGGTCTGGACCGCTTGATGGAAGGCCGCACATCTTTGGTGATTGCCCACCGCCTGCCGACCATCGCAAACGCCGACCTGATCTGCTACCTTCAAGATGGCAAAATCATTGAAACCGGGACCCATCAGGAACTTATGAACCAAAACAGTGCCTATGCCAGACTTTACAACATCCAGTTTAAAGGCCCCGCAACTGCTGAACCGGCCAAAACAGAGATTTAGCGTCATGGCAGTGAAAAAAACGAAATCACCTCCGGCATTTGGACACGCGCTATTCGGACGTGGCGGCCCCATTGGAACCCTTTATGCATTCCTGACCACCATCGGCGGTCCCTTGGTGGAATTGCTGCTGCGCAAACGGCTGAAACGGGGGCGCGAAGATGCAGATCGTCTCAATGAACGCCGCGGGATCGCAGGCCTGCCCCGCCCCAAAGGCCCACTGGTCTGGATTCATGCCGCCAGCATCGGCGAGGCCCTTTCCGTGATGCGGCTGGTTGAACGGTTGCTGGAACGCTATCCCGCCCTGAACATTCTGGTGACCACGGGAACCGTTACGTCTGCACGGTTGCTGGGAGAACGATTGCCCGAACGTGCCCTGCACCAATACGTGCCGGTTGACCGCCTGCCCTGGGTGCGCCGGTTTCTCGACCACTGGCATCCAGACACCGCCTTCTGGGTGGAATCGGAATTATGGCCCAATCTAGTTCTGGAAACCCAGACCCGGGGCATTCCCATGGTGTTGCTGAATGCCAGAATGTCTGTCCATTCCTTTGCTCGCTGGCGCCGCCTGCCGGGCTTCATAAGGCCTTTAATGAAAGGCTTTTCTGCCGTGCTGGCACAAGATGAAATTGAGGCCGGGCGGCTGATTGAACTGGGGGCCGATCCCGTTCTGACCCCGGGCAACCTTAAGTTCGCTGCAACCTTATTGCCCGCCGACACCGATGCCTTGGCTGCCTTGAAGGACAGGATCAATGACCGCCCCTGCTGGGTTGCGGCATCGACCCATGAAGGCGAAGAAGAAATCGCGACCTATGTCCATAACCGTCTGGCAGACGACAACAAAGGGCTGCTGACCATTATCATTCCCCGCCACCCGGCGCGTGGGGTGGCCATTGCTGCAAAACTATCCCGGGCTGGCAACACCGTGGCACTGCGCAGTGCAAATCAGGCCATCACGCCAGACACCGGCATCTATATTGCCGATACCCTCGGCGAATTGGGGCTATTTTACCGCCTCTCCGGCATTGCTTTGGTCGGCGGTTCTTTGATCCCCCATGGGGGCCAGAACCTGCTTGAACCTGCCCGCCTTGACTGTGCCATCCTGCATGGGCCGCACATGGAAAATTTCCGGGCCATCGTCAATGAAATGGCCGCGCGCGGTGGGGCCGCAGAAGTTGCCGATGCCGAAGAATTGGTCAAGGCCGTGAGACAACTCCTGGCCAATCCAAAAATGCGCAGCGAAATGGCTGCCGCCGCCGCTGACATTGCCAGCACCAAAGAAGCCATCCTTGATACCGTGCTGAACCATCTGGATACGGTGCTGGCCAGCATCGCCGCCAGAGCCCGTGGGGATGAAACCGCGCCACAAAAAAACAGCCTGAAAAATGGATCCCATGCGGGCCCCTGATTTCTGGCAGACCGGCCTTGGACCCTGGCCTCATATTCTGGCACCACTTGGGTGTCTCTATGGTGCTATCGGTCGGGCAGAACGGTCCTTCACGCGAACGCAAGCTTCTGGTGTTCCCGTTATTTGCATTGGCAACCTGACCGCAGGGGGCACCGGCAAAACGCCTGTGGCCTTAAACATCTGTAACCGGCTTTTATCCTTAGGCATTGATGTTCATTTTTTAAGCCGGGGTTACGGTGGAGACTTACCCGGGCCAATCATGGTTGATCCTGAACATCACACGGTCGAAGACGTTGGCGATGAACCCTTGCTCCTTGCCCGCAGCGCCCCGGCATGGGTGTCCCGCAACCGCATTCAAGGTGCCCATGCTGCGCGCGGCGCAGGGGCACAAGCGCTGATCCTCGATGATGGGTTCCAAGACCCCCACATTGCCAAAGACCTGTCCCTGATCGTCATTGATGGCGCATCCGGGTTCGGCAATGGCCGTTTGATCCCCGCAGGGCCGTTGCGTGAAACTGTCCCCCACGGCCTGAAGCGTGCAGATGGGGTGATCATCATGGGCGAAGACCGATTGGGCATGGCAGCCAAATTGAAAAATGCCTTTGAGGGCCTGCCCATTATAAATGCGCACCTTCGCCCGGTGCTGACACCATCGCCATACAAGGGCAAAAAAATTATGGGCTTCGCTGGCATTGGGCGGCCTGAAAAATTCAGAGAAACCCTTTTGGAAATCGGGGCCAAGCTTGAATCCTTTTATGGCTTTCCCGATCACCATCCTTATGTCGGCAGGGAAATCGCCATCTTGCTGGAAAAGGCAAAGGAATTGGACGCCATTGCCCTCACCACGGCCAAGGACCATGTCCGCATCACCGATGCCGATCAGCGGGAACAAATAGACGTGTTAGACGTGGAAGTCGTGTTCGAAAATGAAGCGGTGCTTAACGCACTTTTGGCGCCAATACTTGCTTCATTGGCGGCACCAGAAATGCCGGATCAAGACGGGTCAGATAGAGATTAACGCGCCAGTCCAGATGGACCCCGGTAGCACGGCCCGTGGCACCCATGGTGCCCATTTTACCGCCCTTTTTAATGCGCATGCCCGGTTTGATCGACACGGTATCTAGATGGGAATAAACCGAATTCAGGCCATATCCGTGATCAATTAAAACGGTCCCCCCGGTGAAATACAGGTTCTTTGCCGCAATCCGCACAATGCCCGCCGCTGCCGCCACAACCGGCGTGCCCTTGGGGGCGGCAATATCAAGGCCGAAATGGGGACGCCGGGGTTTGCCATTCAGCACCCGCTGACTGCCATAAACCCCACTGATCCGGCCCTTTGCCGGCCACATAAATCCCCCATCAAAAAAGGGCTGGTTGGTATCTTTAAGACGCGCAAGTTTGATCTGTCGTCCTTCAGACCGAATGCGCTTCAGGACTTTGGCAGGCGGGCTCACCATTTTTTTGGGCAACCCGTTGATGCGTTGCACCCGGTAGCGGCGTTTTTTAATTTTCAAAACCCGCGTTTCAAGCCTTCCACCGGGAAAGTTTGCCACCAGTTTGACGCGCCTTTTGGCATCGCGGCCAAAACCGATTAGAAACCGTCCGCCTTGGCGCACTGGAACGGGTTTTCCATCCACCGAAATTCTGGTTCCCATCGGCGCATAACCGGTCACCAATCCCCCTTGGACAAATTGGCCGGTTAATTTGAGGGGGCTGACCTTTTGGCGTTCTCCCCCCATCGCGCGGCCGATCATGGAAAGCGCCAGAACAATGACAAGGGCGATTAGAAAGTCGCGCTTGGTTAAACGTCGTCGCTTCATAACAGACTCCCCTGCGCACCGCCGTCCTTATCGCCACCATCACGGGCACGCTTGCGTGGTGGTGATTTCTTTGAGCCAGATTTGCCCCCCAAAACAGCAGGCACGTCGCCATCGCTAAAGCCAATGTTGATCGCCATATCTGGTTCGGTGTCGCTTGCTTTCATAATGGCATCCCCATTGCTGTCGCGGATCACAGCGAACCCCCTTGCCAAAACATTTTCATAGGAATAACTGGCAAGCAATGCGCTAAACCGATCAAGCCGTTCACCCCGGTCCCCAAGAATCCGGCCCGTTTCACGGGTTAACCGAAGCCCCAGACCGGTCAATCGATCCGCGCCATGGGCCAAGCCCAGTTGCAATGCCTGAGGACGGAGCCTGGCTGCAACCGTATTAAACCGGCCTTCAATGCCTGACACAAGGCTGCTTCCCGCCAGATGCAGCCGTTCGCCGCGATCATCAAGGCGTTGGGTGGCTTCTTCCATCATGCGGGTGGGATCGCCTGCAATGCGCCACAGTTGGACCAAATGGCGGTGCTGATCTTCCAGCATGCGGATCACGGATGCATTCAGGCGTGCGCCAAAATCGGCGACCTCGCTGGCCAGTTCCAGACGCACGGGCACGGCCATTTCTGCAGCCGCACTGGGCGTTGGTGCGCGAACATCCGATGCAAAATCAATCAAGGTATAATCGGTCTCATGGCCGACCGCTGAAATCAGCGGAATGTCTGAGCCGGCTGCTGCGCGAACCACGTTTTCTTCGTTAAAGGCCATCAGGTCTTCGATGCTGCCACCGCCGCGTGCCACAATAATCAAATCAGGCCGCGCAATGGGGCCATCGTGTGGCAATGCGTTAAAGCCATTGATCCCGTTCGTGATCTGATCGGCGGCCCCCTTGCCCTGGACCAGCACCGGCCAAATCACCACATGGCGGGGGAACCGATCATCAAGGCGGTGCAAAATATCGCGGATAACCGCCCCTGTCATGGATGTAACGACGCCGATCACCTCTGGCAGAAAGGGCAATTCCTGTTTGCGATCGTCATCAAACAGGCCTTCAAGCGCCAGCATTTTTTTGCGGTCTTCGATCAGCTTTAACAAGGCGCCCTCGCCCGCCAATTCAATGCCTTCAATCACCAATTGGTATTTGGACTGGGGGCCATAGGTGGTGATGCGCCCGGTGACAATGATTTCCATGCCGTCTTCTGGTGAAATCGAAAGCTTGTTCACGGCCCCGCGCCAGCACACCCCGGCGATCACCCCATCGGTATCCTTTAAATCCATATAGACATGGCCACTGGCCGGGCGGCGCAGGCCCGATATTTCGCCGCGAACCCGCACGCGACCAAAATTATCCTCGATGGTTCGCTTGATCGCAGACGATATTTCGCCAACGGTGAAAATCGGCATATTAATCATGCCAGACCCATCACCGTCTGATGGGGGGGTTAGATCGACCATGAATGTCTCTTTATCATGCCAAAACATGTTACAAGACCACCGAAAGCTCGCCAAGGGAGATAATGCGAATGAAAGTACTGGTCATCGGGTCAGGGGGCCGCGAACACGCCCTTTGCTGGGCATTAGCCGCATCACCTTTAACCGACACCCTTTATGGGGCACCGGGAAACCCGGGTATTGCCAACCATGCCACCTGCGTTGATATCGCCGTCGACGACATTCCGGCCATTCGTGCTTTCGTAAAATCAGAAGGGATTGATTTCGTTGTTGTTGGACCAGAAGTCCCCTTGGTGGCCGGATTGGTCGATGAACTGACCCTTGATGGCGTCAAGGCGTTTGGTCCCACCGCACTGGCGGCAAGGCTTGAAGGCTCCAAAGGCTTCACCAAGGATATCTGTACCAAATACAACATCCCCACCGCCGCCTATGGGCGCTTTAGCGATGTTGAAAAAGCCCACGCCTATTTGAAACAAGTCGGCGCACCCATTGTTGTGAAGGCCGATGGTCTGGCGGCAGGCAAAGGCGTGATCATGGCAGAAACCATGGATCAGGCCGAAGCGGCTGTGTCTGACATTTTAGAAGGAAACCGGTTTGGCGATGCCGGTGCCGAAGTGGTGATCGAAGAATGGATGGATGGCGAAGAAGCAAGCTTCTTTGCGCTGGTCGATGGCGAAACTGCCCTACCCCTGGCATCGGCCCAAGACCACAAACGCGTGGGCGATGGCGATACCGGCCCCAATACCGGCGGCATGGGCGCCTATTCACCGGCACCCGTCGTCACCGATGCCATGGCAACGCGCATCATGGATGAGATCATCATGCCAACGGTCCGCGCCATGAAAGAAGAAGGCTGCCCCTATAAGGGCGTGCTCTATGCCGGGCTGATGATCGATGACCAAGGCCCAAAACTAATCGAATACAACGCCCGCTTTGGGGACCCTGAATGCCAAGCCCTGATGGTGCGCCTGCGCTCTGATATTCTGCCCGCCCTCATTGCATCCAGCGATGGCCAGCTTAAAAACGTCGATCTTCGCTGGGTTGATGATGCCGCCATGACCGTGGTGATGGCGGCCAAGGGATATCCCGGCGATTACGACAAAGGCACAGAGATCAAGGGCATTGAAGACGCCGAAGCCATTGATGGCGTCACCGTGTTCCATGCCGGAACCAAGGCTGATGATGGCCGCATTCTGGCAACCGGTGGCCGGGTGCTAAACATCACCGCGACCGCCCCCACCATCGGGGAAGCCCAGACAAAAGCCTATCAAGCCGTAGACAAGATCAACTGGCCCGAAGGCTTCTGCCGCCGCGACATCGGCTTTCGGGCCGTGAACCGTTAGCCGCGCCTGCTTTTAAAGAAATCTTTCAGTAGTTCGCTGCTTTCGCTTTCGCGGATGCCGCCCATGATTTCCGGGCTGTGATGGCATGTTGGTTGCGAAAAAATTCTGGGGCCGTGTTCTACGCCGCCGCCTTTGGGGTCTGATGCCCCAAAATAAAGCCGCCGGATGCGGGCAAAGGATATGGCTGTTGCGCACATCGGGCAGGGTTCCAGCGTGACATAGAGATCACAGCCTGAAAGCCTTGCTGATCCGAGCTTTTTGGCTGCCCGCTGGATCGCCAGAATTTCTGCATGTGCCGTAGGATCAGACCGGGATTTCACCAAATTATGGGCGCGCGCCAGAATTTCGCCGGTCTTGCCATCCACCACCACGGCCCCAACAGGGACTTCGCCGACGCCTGCCCCACGGCGGGCATAGCGGAGCGCCACAGCGAAGGGATCATTCGATTTTTGGGGTTTTTCAGCCATCCCCCAAGAGTGGCCTGAGACGAACCGCACTGCAAGAGTTTTGCCCCGGGCCAGCACCCATGATAAGAATGCGCCATGACCAGAAAACCCCTCATCGGCCTGACCTTCGATCGCGAAGAAGCGGGCCATTATTCAGAATTTCCATGGTATGCGCTTCGTGAAAATTACTGCACGTCCATCACCAATGCTGGCGGGCTGCCTGTGGGACTGCCCCATGATGTTGATCAGGTGCCCGATTTCATGGATGCCCTTGATGGCCTGATCGTCACCGGCGGGGCATTTGATGTGGACCCGGCCCTGTTCGGTGTTACCACCCGCCATGACAGCGTCACCCTGAAGCCCGGGCGTACCGATTTTGAAATTGCCATCACCCGCGCCGCCCTTGATCGCGATCTTCCGATCCTTGGCATTTGTGGGGGGGAACAGCTTTTGAATGTCGCCCTGGGCGGCACGCTGATCCAGCATATCCCCGATTCAATCGAAAATGCGCTGGCCCATGAACAACCCAACCCCCGCGATGAACCGGGCCATGATGTGGAAATTGTTTTAGGCACGAGGCTTCATGCCATTACCCATTGTGATTCTATGGCGGTCAATTCCGCCCACCATCAGGCCGTCGATACGGTTGGGCCGGGCATTGTGATTAATGCCCGCGCACCCGATGGGGTCATCGAAGGGATCGAAGACCCATCGCGTAAATTCTGTTTCGGCATTGAATGGCACCCGGAATTTGAATTAAGCGATGGCGATAAAAATATTCTCAAAGCCTTCGTGAGGGCCGCAACTGATGCCTAAAACACCAGAAAAAACACCAGAAGAAAAACCAGTTAAAGTTGGCGAACGCATTGCCCGGCGCATTGCCCGCGCAGGGGTGTGTTCACGGCGGGATGCGGAAAAACTAATCGTGGCTGGCAAAGTCACGGTCAATGGCAAACCCATCGATAGCCCGGCCCTTAATGTCGTGCCCAATGACACCATCACTGTTGATGGCAAGCCTTTGGCAAAGGCCGAACCCACACGATTGTGGCTGTACAACAAACCAAAAGGGCGCATCACATCCAGCCGGGACCCCGAAGGGCGCCCCACCATTTACGATGACCTGCCCGATTCCATGCCCCGCGTCATCACCGTTGGCCGCCTTGATTATAATACCGAAGGCCTGTTGCTGCTAACCAATGATGGTGCCCTTGCCCGCAAGCTGGAACTGCCATCCACAGAATGGAAGCGATTGTACCGGGTGCGGGTTTATGGACGGCCCAACGAAGCCGCCCTTGCCAATCTGGCCAATGGCATCACCGTTGATGGCATCCGGTACGGTGCCATCATCGCCACCATTGAAAGTGCGCGAAATGCGAATTCATGGCTGAACATCACCCTGACTGAGGGCAAAAACCGCGAAATCCGAAAGGTCATGGAACATATGGGGCTAGAAGTTACCCGGTTGATCCGTGTTTCCTATGGGCCTTTCCAATTGGGCAGGCTCCCGTTGGCCATTGCCATGGAAATTGCCGAAAAAGACATGGCGGAAAAACTGGGGTTGCCTAAAAAAGAGGAACCCAAAAAGACTGGTAAAAAGCTCGGAAAAAAACAAGACCAGCGGCCCCACCGGAACCCCTATCGGGGTAAAAACCCCAGAAATCCTGAAGAAAAAGCCACGCAAAAGCCAAAAGGGAAACCCGGTGCGAATCATCGCAGGCCGTCATAGGGGGCGTCTTCTGGATGCACCTGCAGGGCAAACCACGCGGCCCACATCAGATCGCGCCAGAGAAGGCCTGTTCAATATGCTGGCCCATGGGGGTTATGGCCAAAACGGCAGCCCGGTTTTCAATGACGCAGACATTCTAGAAGCGTTCGCCGGCACCGGTGCCTTTTCGCTAGAGGCGCTGTCTCGCGGTGCGCACAGTGCAACCTTGCTAGACCTTGATCAATCGGCCCTAGCCGTTGCACGCGCCAATGCCGAAACCCTGGGCGAAGGGGACGCAACCCATATCATTTCCATGGATGCAACACAGCCGCGTATAGCCACAATGGCCCATGATGTGGTTTTTCTGGACCCGCCTTATGGCTCAGAGCTAGGGACAGAGGCGCTTATTCAACTGGCCCAGCAGGGCTGGATCAAAGACCACGCCCTTGTGGTCATCGAAATTGGTGCCAAAGAAACCTTTGAGCCACCAAACGGATTTACAGAGATCAAGGAACGGTCTTTTGGGGCGGCCCGGTTTGTCATTATGGCCTATCAAAGCGATTAGCCGTTATTTGCGACCAAATAATTTTTCGATGTCATCGCGGCCAAGGCTGACGAAGGTAGGACGGCCATGGCCACATTGGGCAGCGTTGGGCGTGGCTTCCATTTCGCGCAACAGAGCATTCATTTCTTTTGCACCCAAAAGCCTGCCTGCGCGCACCGATGAATGACACGCCATGGTCGCACAAACCGTTTCCAGCCTTTCGCGAAGCACCAGGCCTTGCCCCATGGATGCGATTTCATCGGCCAGGTCTTTCAACAAACCCGCCACCGCTACTTCGCCCAACAATGCCGGGGTTTCACGCACAACCACCGTGCCCGGGCCACCAAAACTTTCCACCAAAAGGCCAAGTTCCGCTAATTCATCTGCGTGGGATAACAAAAGTTCGGCTGCCCGTTGATCCAGTTCCACCACTTCGGGAATGAGCAAAATCTGGCGTTCCACGCCCTTCGCTGCAAGCGCCGCATGGATACGTTCATACACCAACCGTTCATGGGCTGCATGTTGATCAACAATCACCATGCCGTCCGTGGTCTCGGCCACGATATAGGTACCAAACAACTGGGCACGTGCGGCCCCCAATGGATAAGCAAGATTGGTTTCTTCCCCGATGTCTGCTTCCGATAACGCCATAGGCGCATCGGGTCTATCGGTTCCCGAAAACCGACCCGAGATGCCGTCATGAGTGGAAGCCGGACCGGGTGCCAGCCAACCGCCAGCACCGCCGCCACCGCCTACCCTGTGATGGGGCAAAGGACTGCCTTCGTGAAAGGCGCCAAGGGCTGCCGTTGAAACCGTGGTGGCCGCCCGGATGCCAGCCCCCGCCAAGCCATGGCGCACCGCGCCCACAATCAGCCCACGCACAAGACCCGCATCGCGAAAGCGTACCTCTGTCTTGGCCGGATGCACATTCACATCAACAAATTCTGAGGGAACATCCAGAAACAACACCGCCATGGGATGGCGGTCATGGGCCAATACATCACGGTATGCGCCGCGCAGGGCACCGGCCAAAAGCCGATCGCGCACCGGGCGATTGTTGACAAATAAATATTGCCGGTCCGCCGTACGCCGCGATGCTGTGGGCAAACCCACAAAGCCAGACAGGTTGAGCCCATCACGTTCCGCGTCAATCGGGATGGCATTATCAATAAAATCCCGGCCCATCAATTCCCCAAAGCGCGCCTGCCTTGCATCAAACAAATCCGCATCGGTTGCCACCAGGTTCAGGCGTTGGTCATCCCCATGGGTCAGGGTAAAGGCAATTTCAGGATGGGCCATGGCAAGGCGGGTCAGCATGTCCGTGACATGAGAAAGTTCTGTGCGGTCTGCCTTCAGAAATTTAAGACGTGCCGGGGTGGCATAAAAAAGATCGCGCAATTCAACCCGCGTGCCACCGGCCAAAGCCGCCGGTTTTGGGCCAGACACGCGCCCGCCCTCGACCTCTATGGCAAATGCATTTTCAGCACCATGGGCGCGCGACGTGATGGTCAATCGCGATACAGCCCCCATGGATGGCAAAGCTTCGCCCCGAAACCCAAGGGTTTTGATATGCCCAAGATCATCATTGGCAAGTTTTGAGGTGGCATGGCGGGTAATGGCCAACAGCAATTCATCCCCATCCATGCCCGATCCATTATCGGTCACGGCGATAAAGCTTTTGCCCCCGTCGCGCAAATGAACGTCAATGCGCGACGCCCCTGCATCAATCGCATTTTCAACCAGTTCCTTGGCGGCAGATGCCGGGCGTTCTACCACTTCACCGGCGGCAATTTGGTTGACCAGATTATCGGGCAACACCCGGATGGTCATGGCCCATCACCACCTTTTGTGCTGGCTTCTGCCTGACCTAACAAAAATTTTCGGGTTAAAACCTTACCCTCTTCGACGGCGGGCTGGGTATAGGGATCAACCCCGAACAGTTCAGCCGTCAAGATTGTCTCGATCATGAAATGCATCATCAACGCGCCAAGGGTCGCTTCATCAATCGTTTTCACCCGGATCACCCTGACCGGCCGCCCATGGGCAGCCAGCGTGCCCACGGTGGCTTCTTGTGCCGCCGCCAACAGATCGCCTAGGCGTCTTTTGGAAAGATAGGCCAGATCATCATTTCCGGCAGGTGTGGCCGCAGGAGAGATATCTATTTTCGGCCCGGTGTCTTTGGGCGTGCCTAGAATCAATGTGAAAAATTTATCCGCCGGGCCATCCAGCCACAATTGCAGCTGGCTGTGCTGATCAACCGTGCCATGGGCCGCAATTGGGGTCATGCCCTTGCCATCTTTGCCCAGGCTTTCCGCCCATAATTGGCAGAACCAGAAGGAAAATGGGTGCAGGCGATCAAGATACGGCATCATGATGGCCTGTGAAATCCCCCCCTTTTGGGAAAGGGATGCGGCAAGGGCAGCACCAATGACGGGAGCAGATTTCGTGGGATCACCCTCATCAAAGACCGATGCCAACACTGTCTCTGCCCCTTCGCGCACCCGGACAGGATCAAGCCCCATTATGGCTGCTGGCAGAAGGCCAACATTGGTCAATGCTGCATATCGTCCGCCAATTTCCAGATCATGATCCAAAATGGGCAGGGAAAGATTGTTGGCAATGCGCCGCAAGGGTGACAGGGGTTCAGAAACAGGGTCCGTGATGACAGCCATACATTTGGCCATAGCCTGTTCGCCCACGGCATTACAAAACCTGGGCAGGATGGCCAGAAATTGCGATAGCGTTTCCGGTGTCGCACCGGATTTTGAAATGACAATCACCCCGGTGCGGGAAAGGTCGCACGTCGCAAGCACCGCTTCGAACCCCAGAGGATCAACATTCTCTAGGAACTGTATGCGCGGCGCATGATCATTTGCCTCAAGGAAAACCAATGTTTCACCACCAAGGCTGGACCCGCCCGTGCCCAGAATAAGAACATCGTCAAAGCATTCACGATAGTGTGCTGCCAATGCCATAACCGCACCCAGATCATCGCGCCGGGTGGGAACGTTCAGCAAGGCATGGCTTCCATCCGCCCGCGCACGGCCCATGCGCTCCAGCGCTGGGCCAAGGGCGGCCAACGCAGATTCCAGTGCCGAAGGCGTAATGCCTGAGCCGGAAATACAGTTATCGATGTCTTGGTGATACAGCATGCTTTGTTCTGAAATTACCCCAATGCCCCAACCGCAATAAGATTAGCATATCCTGACAAAAAACCGGGACCAAAATTAACCCCCATCAGGGTTTTGGTGTAATCCCCTTTGGACGGCCAACAATAACAAAGGTCAGATCTGATGGTTTCATAAGTCGTTTTGCAACGCGGGTGATATCTTTGATAGAAACCTGCTCAATCATGCGGTTGCGTTTAGCCAGATAATCACGGCCAAATTTTTCAAGCTGAATGCCCACCAAAAGCCCGGCGATGCGAGATGAAGAATTGAGCCGGGTAAAAAAAGCACCCGTGAGATAGCGTTTGGAATCTTCTAATTCCTGTGCCCCCAGACCAGATTTTGCCATGCGGGTCCATTCAGACCGGATCAACGCAATGGATTTTGCCACCCGGTCATTTTTTGTGGAAACACGCCCCAAAAATAGCCCACCATGGTCATAGGTCGCTATTCGCGAATAAACGGAATACGCAAGGCCCCGTTTTTCACGAATTTCTGTTGCCAGTCGCGATGTCAGCCCCCCGCCACCAAGAGCATAATTCATAACCAGTGCTGCGTAATAATCGGGATCATTGCGTTTGATGCCTGAATGCCCAAAGACAACGACGCTTTGGGGAATATCACGGTCCACCACCACCACATTGCCAGCACCCTTGATTTTTGCTTCGGAGATGGAAAACGGGGTTGAGCGTGCGGGCAAGGCGCCAAAGATGCGATCAATAATGCGCGCAAATTCATCTTCCGTGATATTGCCGACCGCACCCACCACCAGATTATCGCGGGCAAAGCGATTTTTCACGAAACCGGCCATATCCTGTTTCGTGATCTTTTTAAGGCTCTCAACGGTGCCAGAAGCAGATCGGCCATAGGGGTGATTGCCAAACACCAATTTACGAAAGGAACGCCTTGCCGTTGAACTGGGCCGAACGGCACGCCGCCTCGCCGAAGAGAGCAGCTGTGCCCGAATGCGGGCCACCGGTGCAGCGTCAAAATGGGGCTGGGTCAGGGCCAGGGACAGAAGCGATGCCGCCATGTTGCGATTTTCGGCCAACGATTTCAGGGAACCGCTAAAATTATCCCGCCCCGCAGAAAACCGCATGGAAATTGAATTGTTTTCAAGGCGCGCCTGAAAATCTGATGATGAATATGGACCGGCCCCTTCATCCAACAGGCCCGACACCATTTCAGACACGCCTTCTCTGCCAACAGGGTCAAGGGCCGCACCGCCCCGAAAGGCGAAATGCAGGGTAAAAATGGGCACCATGGAATCTCTGATCAGCCAGCCATTGATACCCTTTTTGCTGGTGACCTGCTTGATCCCCATGGCCTGGGCATCCTTGATTGCACCCAACACCAAACAGCCCGACACCAAAAGGACACCCATGATCAGCGAAAGAGACGCCCGCTTCA
It includes:
- the purD gene encoding phosphoribosylamine--glycine ligase — its product is MKVLVIGSGGREHALCWALAASPLTDTLYGAPGNPGIANHATCVDIAVDDIPAIRAFVKSEGIDFVVVGPEVPLVAGLVDELTLDGVKAFGPTALAARLEGSKGFTKDICTKYNIPTAAYGRFSDVEKAHAYLKQVGAPIVVKADGLAAGKGVIMAETMDQAEAAVSDILEGNRFGDAGAEVVIEEWMDGEEASFFALVDGETALPLASAQDHKRVGDGDTGPNTGGMGAYSPAPVVTDAMATRIMDEIIMPTVRAMKEEGCPYKGVLYAGLMIDDQGPKLIEYNARFGDPECQALMVRLRSDILPALIASSDGQLKNVDLRWVDDAAMTVVMAAKGYPGDYDKGTEIKGIEDAEAIDGVTVFHAGTKADDGRILATGGRVLNITATAPTIGEAQTKAYQAVDKINWPEGFCRRDIGFRAVNR
- a CDS encoding nucleoside deaminase, with the translated sequence MAEKPQKSNDPFAVALRYARRGAGVGEVPVGAVVVDGKTGEILARAHNLVKSRSDPTAHAEILAIQRAAKKLGSARLSGCDLYVTLEPCPMCATAISFARIRRLYFGASDPKGGGVEHGPRIFSQPTCHHSPEIMGGIRESESSELLKDFFKSRRG
- a CDS encoding gamma-glutamyl-gamma-aminobutyrate hydrolase family protein, translated to MTRKPLIGLTFDREEAGHYSEFPWYALRENYCTSITNAGGLPVGLPHDVDQVPDFMDALDGLIVTGGAFDVDPALFGVTTRHDSVTLKPGRTDFEIAITRAALDRDLPILGICGGEQLLNVALGGTLIQHIPDSIENALAHEQPNPRDEPGHDVEIVLGTRLHAITHCDSMAVNSAHHQAVDTVGPGIVINARAPDGVIEGIEDPSRKFCFGIEWHPEFELSDGDKNILKAFVRAATDA
- the rsmD gene encoding 16S rRNA (guanine(966)-N(2))-methyltransferase RsmD — translated: MRIIAGRHRGRLLDAPAGQTTRPTSDRAREGLFNMLAHGGYGQNGSPVFNDADILEAFAGTGAFSLEALSRGAHSATLLDLDQSALAVARANAETLGEGDATHIISMDATQPRIATMAHDVVFLDPPYGSELGTEALIQLAQQGWIKDHALVVIEIGAKETFEPPNGFTEIKERSFGAARFVIMAYQSD
- the mutL gene encoding DNA mismatch repair endonuclease MutL; protein product: MTIRVLPDNLVNQIAAGEVVERPASAAKELVENAIDAGASRIDVHLRDGGKSFIAVTDNGSGMDGDELLLAITRHATSKLANDDLGHIKTLGFRGEALPSMGAVSRLTITSRAHGAENAFAIEVEGGRVSGPKPAALAGGTRVELRDLFYATPARLKFLKADRTELSHVTDMLTRLAMAHPEIAFTLTHGDDQRLNLVATDADLFDARQARFGELMGRDFIDNAIPIDAERDGLNLSGFVGLPTASRRTADRQYLFVNNRPVRDRLLAGALRGAYRDVLAHDRHPMAVLFLDVPSEFVDVNVHPAKTEVRFRDAGLVRGLIVGAVRHGLAGAGIRAATTVSTAALGAFHEGSPLPHHRVGGGGGAGGWLAPGPASTHDGISGRFSGTDRPDAPMALSEADIGEETNLAYPLGAARAQLFGTYIVAETTDGMVIVDQHAAHERLVYERIHAALAAKGVERQILLIPEVVELDQRAAELLLSHADELAELGLLVESFGGPGTVVVRETPALLGEVAVAGLLKDLADEIASMGQGLVLRERLETVCATMACHSSVRAGRLLGAKEMNALLREMEATPNAAQCGHGRPTFVSLGRDDIEKLFGRK